Proteins found in one Panicum hallii strain FIL2 chromosome 4, PHallii_v3.1, whole genome shotgun sequence genomic segment:
- the LOC112889021 gene encoding probable WRKY transcription factor 53, whose translation MLDGAGAEGGIQLLLTILADGEEQARQLGELAEDPRSRAEHYRGAARRLQCTLGKAVAVAKAVEAAPGSSRGTDRSDSPRSADESSGGTAAVEAPERQNLVCNKRRKGLPRWTAKFRVPDANLEATPDDGFSWRKYGQKDILGAKFPRGYYRCTYRAAQGCPATKQVQRSDTDLCVFDVTYQGEHTCHQRQRHAAAVTAHGGGGSQSPPPPSHHEQQDPSMQLVVMGFKDALKVETEAPLYHQDHDYYDHGPASAPAALPFSFPSVPFHHHHAGELEAPDNNPAAAAAAAFSPPGSSSYFSAPPHHCPAVAGSYDVYDYESPGARMRGAESSELGEVVSRATGLDYSSLYHHTELDPHLPFPPFGGSSRGPYQ comes from the exons ATGCTGGACGGTGCGGGAGCAGAAGGGGGCATCCAGCTGCTCCTGACGAtcctcgccgacggcgaggagcAGGCGCGGCAGCTCGGGGAGCTGGCGGAGGACCCGCGGTCCCGGGCGGAGCACTAccggggcgcggcgcggcggctgcaGTGCACGCTCGGGAAGGCGGTGGCCGTCGCCAAGGCCGTCGAGGCCGCGCCGGGGTCGTCGCGGGGCACCGACCGCTCCGACTCGCCGCGGTCGGCCGACGAGAGCTCGGGCGGGACGGCCGCGGTGGAGGCGCCGGAGCGCCAAAACCTGGTGTGCAACAAGAGAAG GAAAGGTCTGCCGAGATGGACCGCGAAATTCCGAGTCCCAGACGCAAACTTGGAGGCCACACCTGACGATGGCTTCAGCTGGAGGAAGTACGGCCAGAAGGACATCCTCGGCGCCAAGTTTCCCAG GGGTTACTACCGGTGCACGTACCGCGCCGCCCAGGGGTGCCCGGCCACGAAGCAGGTGCAGCGCTCGGACACCGACCTGTGCGTGTTCGACGTCACGTACCAGGGCGAGCACACCTGCCACCAGAGGCagcgccacgccgccgcggtgaccgcgcacggcggcggcgggagccagtcgccgccgccgccgtcgcatcACGAGCAGCAGGACCCGAGCATGCAGCTGGTGGTCATGGGGTTCAAGGACGCCCTGAAGGTGGAGACGGAGGCCCCGCTTTATCACCAGGACCACGACTACTACGACCACGGCCCggcctccgcgcccgccgcgctgcccttctccttcccctccgTGCCATTCCACCACCaccacgccggcgagctcgaggcGCCCGACAAcaatcccgccgccgccgctgcggccGCCTTCTCGCCGCCCGGGTCGTCGAGCTACTTCTCCGCGCCGCCGCATCACTGCCCGGCGGTCGCCGGGAGCTACGACGTCTACGACTACGAGTCACCGGGTGCGCGCATGCGCGGGGCGGAGTCGTCGGAGCTCGGCGAGGTCGTCTCCCGGGCGACCGGGCTCGACTAC
- the LOC112889020 gene encoding DNA-damage-repair/toleration protein DRT111, chloroplastic, whose amino-acid sequence MLGGLYGDLPPPSSAGDDDKASTASVWSSATKMAPPTLRKPPTTFAPPPSLLRNQHLRPPKAASASTSAAPATAPPVVTVEPAPAASFQPAFVAVQSTVLEEYDPAKPNDYEDYRKDKLRRAKEAELSKELERRRREEQEREREREQREREAREREERDYQSRASSLNISGEEAWKRRAAMSGGGGAAAAQRTPSSPPHGDGFAIGSSSSAGLGLGAGGQMTAAQRMMAKMGWKEGQGLGKQEQGITAPLVAKKTDRRGGVIVDESSSRPPEKKPKSVNFDGPPTRVLLLRNMVGPGEVDDELEDEVASECANYGTVTRVLIFEITQTGFPAEEAVRIFIQFERAEEATKAMIDLQGRFFGGRVVQASFFDEERFGRNELAPMPGEVPGFFD is encoded by the exons ATGCTGGGCGGCCTGTACGGCGACctcccgccgccgtcgtcggccGGCGACGACGACAAGGCCTCCACGGCCTCCGTCTGGTCCAGCGCCACCAAGATGGCGCCGCCCACCCTCCGCAAGCCGCCCACCACCTTCGCCCCGCCCCCGTCGCTCCTCCGCAACCAGCACCTGCGCCCGCCCAAGGCGGCCTCCGCATCCACCTCCGCGGCTCCCGCCACGGCTCCCCCCGTCGTTACCGTCgagcccgcccccgccgcgtccTTCCAGCCGGCGTTCGTGGCCGTCCAGTCCACCGTGCTGGAGGAGTACGACCCGGCCAAGCCCAACGACTACGAGGACTACCGCAAGGACAAGCTCCGGCGGGCCAAGGAGGCCGAGCTGAGCAAGGAgctcgagcgccgccgccgcgaggaGCAGGAGCGGGAGAGGGAGCGCGAGCAGCGGGAGAGGGAGGCCCGCGAGCGCGAGGAGAGGGACTACCAGTCCAGGGCATCCTCCCTCAACATATCTGGCGAGGAGGCCTGGAAGCGGAGGGCGGCaatgagcggtggcggcggagctgcTGCTGCGCAGAGGACCCCCTCGTCCCCGCCGCACGGGGATGGGTTTGCCATCGGGAGCTCATCTTCCGCTGGGTTGGGCCTGGGTGCCGGCGGACAGATGACTGCTGCCCAGCGGATGATGGCCAAGATGGGGTGGAAGGAAGGTCAGGGGCTTGGCAAGCAAGAGCAGGGGATCACTGCTCCTCTAGTGGCCAAGAAGACCGATAGGAGGGGAGGGGTTATTGTTGATGAGAGCAGTTCAAGGCCACCAGAAAAGAAGCCGAAATCCGTCAACTTTGATGGGCCGCCAACACGAGTTTTGCTGCTACGCAACATG GTTGGTCCTggtgaggttgatgacgagttGGAAGATGAGGTGGCATCTGAGTGTGCCAATTATGGGACAGTGACTCGCGTACTGATATTTGAGATCACACAGACAGGCTTCCCAGCTGAGGAGGCTGTGAGGATATTTATACAGTTTGAGCGAGCAGAAGAAGCAACAAAGGCGATGATTGATCTGCAAGGGCGGTTCTTTGGTGGGCGTGTGGTGCAGGCATCCTTCTTTGATGAGGAAAGGTTTGGGAGGAACGAACTTGCTCCTATGCCAGGGGAAGTACCAGGGTTTTTCGACTAA
- the LOC112890632 gene encoding protein NRT1/ PTR FAMILY 1.2-like — MALHYLKLPGGPAHPLDPPLRTCARACAARWASWRPRGRGDQYYTVLGLSIVFAATVIVYIQHARGWVVGFSVPVVLMVTALTLFLLGSPFYLKAAADRSAIVGLVQVLVASYKNRHEPMPPETADASSFYNKAGSKPRTPTNKLRYLNRAYVLTNPARM, encoded by the exons ATGGCGCTGCACTATCTGAAATTACCG GGTGGGCCGGCCCACCCCCTAGATCCGCCACTGAGGACATGCGCGAGGGCCTGCGCCGCGCGCTGGGCGTCCtggcggccgcgggggcgcGGAGATCAGTACTACACGGTGCTGGGCCTCTCCATCGTATTCGCGGCCACCGTCATCGTCTACATCCAGCATGCCAGGGGCTGGGTCGTCGGCTTCTCCGTGCCCGTCGTGCTCATGGTCACCGCGCTCACGCTGTTCCTCCTCGGCTCGCCCTTCTACCTCAAGGCGGCGGCCGACAGGAGCGCCATCGTCGGCCTCGTGCAGGTGCTCGTCGCCAGCTACAAGAACCGCCACGAGCCCATGCCGCCGGAGACGGCCGACGCCTCGAGCTTCTACAACAAGGCCGGCTCCAAGCCCAGGACTCCCACTAACAAGCTAAG GTACTTGAACCGGGCCTACGTGCTTACGAACCCGGCAAGGATGTAA